Proteins from one Fragaria vesca subsp. vesca linkage group LG6, FraVesHawaii_1.0, whole genome shotgun sequence genomic window:
- the LOC101293989 gene encoding condensin complex subunit 1-like gives MAPSFEFPETLRGLEDDTQDNRLFARNPIDIASLPPSQLDDLVKGVSFDLSDKELFCIEEQDVFDRVYSLVRGYSRLPATCKLNLVESLRSNLSVLLPNVDSLSRASSQSQEDATPVLDRVASHRNAFKIYTFFLLTVVLNEEVTISSSNYMKVTASTRKKQPKNSWNWEPQRGRILNLIANSLEIKLALLFSPTGLEENYISFIAKNAFSLFENATVLKDSDTKDALCRIIGACATKYQYMAQSCASIMHLVHKYDFVVTHIADAVAGAEKKYADGSLANSLIREIGRTNPKDYIKDTVGAENVGRLLVELSDRLPKLMSVNIGLLVPHFGGESYKIRNALVGVLGKLVAKAFIDAEGEVNSKSVRLRTKQAMLEILLERCRDVSAYTRSRVLQIWAELCEEHCVSIGLWNELAEVAAGRLEDKSAMVRKSALNLLIMMLQHNPFGPQLRKASFEATLQQYKKKLKELEPDTPSENDMNRLPSFNNTSGNNEVDDLTAGLNKVQLDSLPDSCLPEMEEDLIQKDGSVPDVGNLEQTRALVASLEAGLRFSKCISATIPTLAQLMASSSATDVENTINLLMRCRQFHIDSSEACLHKMLPLVFSQDKSIYEAVENAFITIYIKKNPVEAAKNLINLAIESNIGDLAALEYIVGALVSKGNISSGAVSALWDFFCFNISGTTAVQSCGALSILCMASKSSSTVLSSHLQDIIDIGFGRWAKIEPLLARTACIALQRLSEDDRKKLLLSNGSRVFGILESLVTGFWLSENIWYAAADKAIAAVYTIHPTPETFAANLVKKSLRSVFDCSGGEELQNEIGSGSVGILATIQVERLGRYLFVVSHVAMNQLLYIESCLRKVQKQKVGKEKINYDFQQANGAMPADSSKEIGINAELGLTASEDAILDTLSDKAEKEIIGGGSLERNLIGHCAPFLSKLCRNFSLMQKYQELQVSAMLALCRFMIIDANFCDTNLQLLFTVVESAPSEIVRSNCTICLGDLAVRFPNLLEPWTENMYSRLKDPSVSVRKNAVLVLSHLILNDMMKVKGYINEMAIRLEDEDERISNLAKLFFNELSKKGSNPIYNLLPDILGKLSNQNLKRESFCNIMQFLIGSIKKDKQMESLVEKLCNRFSGVTDVRQWEYISYCLSQLAFTEKGMKKLMESFKTYEHVLSEDSVMDHFKSIINKGKKFAKPELKLCIEEFEDKLNKFHLEKKEQEVTAKNAQIHQQKIDSMEDFVVTRNAGEANIESDIDEDGEVIDPCNEGMTNSVNETSKTAHVESQEHSVVSSDLSESEPDDTEIQSPNVVLRGDLKAGSKTST, from the exons ATGGCTCCGTCGTTTGAGTTCCCCGAAACCCTGAGAGGCTTGGAAGACGACACCCAAGACAACCGCCTCTTCGCTCGGAACCCAATCGACATCGCTTCTCTTCCCCCCTCCCAACTCGATGACTTGGTCAAAG GCGTATCCTTTGACCTCTCCGATAAAGAGCTGTTTTGTATAGAAGAGCAAGATGTGTTTGATCGTGTGTACTCACTGGTTCGGGGTTACAGTCGTCTACCTGCAACTTGTAAACTTAATCTTGTAGAGAGTCTTCGCTCCAATTTGAGTGTTCTCCTCCCAAATGTTGATTCACTCTCACGGGCTTCTTCTCAAAGTCAGGAGGATGCCACTCCGGTGCTGGATCGGGTTGCATCACATCGTAATGCTTTCAAAATCTACACCTTCTTCCTCCTTACTGTTGTCCTCAATGAGGAGGTTACTATCAGTTCCAGCAACTATATGAAG GTGACAGCTAGTACCAGGAAGAAGCAACCTAAGAATTCATGGAACTGGGAGCCACAAAGGGGTCGTATACTTAATCTGATTGCTAATTCACTGGAGATAAAACTTGCATTGCTCTTTAGTCCAACAGGCCTAGAAGAAAATTATATTTCTTTTATTGCCAA AAATGCATTTTCTTTGTTTGAAAATGCTACAGTACTAAAAGACTCTGATACAAAAGATGCTTTGTGTCGTATAATTGGGGCATGTGCTACAAAATACCAGTATATGGCACAATCATGTGCCTCGATCATGCACCTAGTTCACAAATATGATTTTGTTGTTACCCACATTGCCGATGCGGTTGCTGGCGCTGAGAAGAAGTATGCAGATGGAAGCCTAGCTAATTCTCTTATCAGAGAGATTGGGAGGACAAATCCAAAAGACTACATCAAGGATACAGTTGGGGCTGAAAATGTTGGTCGTCTTTTGGTGGAACTTTCTGATCGGTTACCAAAGTTGATGTCTGTAAATATTGGTCTTCTTGTCCCACATTTTGGTGGGGAATCTTATAAAATAAGGAATGCTCTTGTTGGGGTATTGGGAAAGTTGGTTGCAAAGGCTTTTATAGATGCTGAGGGTGAAGTTAATTCTAAATCTGTTCGTCTTCGAACCAAGCAAGCCATGTTGGAAATTTTGCTTGAGCGATGTCGAGATGTATCAGCTTATACCCGGAGTCGGGTTCTTCAAATTTGGGCTGAACTATGTGAAGAACATTGTGTTTCAATTGGGTTGTGGAATGAGCTGGCTGAAGTTGCTGCTGGGAGGTTAGAGGATAAGAGTGCAATGGTCAGAAAATCAGCACTAAATTTACTTATCATGATGTTGCAGCATAACCCATTTGGCCCACAACTTCGAAAAGCTTCATTTGAAGCAACCCTACAGCAGTACAAGAAGAAGCTGAAAGAGCTTGAACCAGATACTCCCTCTGAAAATGATATGAACAGATTACCATCTTTCAATAATACATCGGGGAATAATGAGGTTGATGACTTAACTGCAGGGTTGAATAAGGTGCAGCTGGATAGCTTACCTGATAGTTGCTTGCCTGAGATGGAAGAAGATCTAATTCAGAAAGACGGGTCTGTCCCAGATGTTGGTAACTTAGAACAGACCAGGGCTTTGGTAGCTTCACTTGAGGCTGGACTGAGATTTTCAAAGTGTATATCTGCTACAATCCCAACACTTGCTCAGTTGATGGCATCATCTTCTGCCACTGACGTTGAGAACACAATTAATTTGTTAATGAGGTGCCGGCAGTTTCATATTGATTCCTCAGAAGCATGTCTCCATAAGATGTTGCCACTG GTATTTTCTCAGGACAAATCCATCTATGAAGCTGTGGAAAATGCCTTCATTACAATTTACATAAAGAAAAACCCGGTAGAAGCGGCCAAGAATCTTATAAATCTTGCAATAGAATCAAATATTGGAGATCTAGCTGCCCTTGAGTATATAGTTGGTGCCTTGGTGTCCAAAGGCAACATATCCAGTGGTGCG GTATCAGCGTTATGGGATTTCTTTTGCTTCAACATAAGTGGAACTACTGCTGTTCAAAGTTGTGGGGCATTGTCTATCCTATGCATGGCATCAAAATCATCCTCTACAGTTCTGAGCTCTCATTTACAGGATATTATTGATATTGGGTTTGGCCGTTGGGCAAAAATAGAACCGTTGCTTGCCAGGACAGCTTGCATTGCTCTTCAGAGATTATCTGAAGATGATAGGAAAAAGCTGTTATTGAGTAATGGAAGCAGGGTTTTTGGTATTTTAGAAAGCTTGGTTACTGGTTTTTGGCTTTCAGAAAACATATGGTATGCCGCTGCTGACAAAGCCATAGCTGCTGTATATACAATTCATCCAACACCGGAAACTTTTGCCGCCAATCTAGTAAAGAAGTCCCTAAGATCTGTGTTTGATTGTAGTGGAGGTGAGGAGTTGCAGAATGAAATTGGCAGTGGAAGTGTTGGAATACTTGCTACCATTCAGGTGGAAAGACTTGGTAGATATCTCTTTGTCGTAAGTCATGTTGCCATGAACCAACTACTATATATTGAATCCTGCCTGCGAAAGGTTCAAAAACAAAAAGTTGGCAAAGAGAAGATAAATTATGATTTTCAGCAAGCTAATGGTGCAATGCCGGCTGATAGCTCAAAG GAAATTGGTATAAATGCTGAGCTTGGCCTTACCGCCTCTGAAGATGCAATACTTGATACTCTCTCTGACAAAGCAGAAAAAGAAATAATTGGTGGTGGTTCCTTGGAGAGGAATTTGATTGGACACTGTGCACCCTTTTTGTCAAAACTTTGTAGAAATTTTAGTTTGATGCAAAAG TATCAGGAACTTCAAGTATCTGCAATGCTTGCTTTGTGTCGGTTCATGATTATTGATGCAAATTTCTG TGACACAAATCTCCAGCTACTCTTCACAGTTGTGGAGAGTGCACCATCAGAAATTGTCCGTTCCAATTGCACTATTTGTCTTGGAGATTTGGCAGTTCGGTTCCCTAATTTATTAGAACCATGGACAGAGAATATGTATTCCAGGTTAAAGGATCCTTCAGTTTCGGTTAGGAAGAATGCTGTTTTGGTGCTTTCACACCTCATACTAAATGACATGATGAAG GTCAAAGGTTACATAAATGAAATGGCCATTAGATTAGAAGATGAAGATGAGAGGATTTCAAATCTGGCTAAGCTTTTCTTTAATGAGTTATCTAAAAAAG GGAGCAATCCAATATATAATCTACTTCCAGATATACTTGGGAAACTATCCAACCAGAATCTGAAGAGAGAATCTTTCTGCAACATCATGCAGTTTTTGATTGGTTCTATCAAGAAG GACAAACAAATGGAGTCTCTTGTTGAAAAGCTTTGTAATAGATTCAGTGGAGTTACAG ATGTCAGACAATGGGAATATATTTCTTATTGCCTCTCTCAGCTGGCATTCACTGAAAAGGGAATGAAGAAGCTTATGGAGTCATTCAAGACATATGAACACGTCCTATCAGAGGATTCTGTGATGGACCATTTCAAGTCCATAATAAACAAG GGCAAGAAGTTTGCAAAGCCTGAACTTAAACTGTGCATTGAGGAGTTTGAGGACAAGCTAAATAAGTTTCACTTGGAAAAGAAAGAACAAGAAGTGACAGCAAAGAATGCCCAAATTCATCAACAGAAGATTGACAGTATGGAAGATTTTGTGGTTACTAGGAATGCTGGCGAGGCTAATATAGAATCAGATATTGATGAAG ATGGTGAAGTCATTGATCCATGTAATGAAGGGATGACCAATTCTGTGAATGAGACGTCAAAAACTGCACATGTCGAGTCGCAAGAACATTCTGTTGTTTCCAGTGATTTGTCAGAATCAGAACCGGATGATACTGAAATTCAGTCACCAAATGTCGTCTTGAGAG GAGACTTAAAAGCTGGATCTAAGACTAGCACATGA